Proteins co-encoded in one Puntigrus tetrazona isolate hp1 chromosome 20, ASM1883169v1, whole genome shotgun sequence genomic window:
- the plcb4 gene encoding 1-phosphatidylinositol 4,5-bisphosphate phosphodiesterase beta-4 isoform X2: protein MTKSYEFNWQKHIPDFLQEGAVFDRFDEDPFVFEPSCLFKVDEFGFFLTWKSDGKEGQLLECSLINSIRPGVVPKDPKVLASLEAAGKSEADLDGRIICVCSGTDLVNLSFMYMVTDNTDTAKKWMEGLKSVIHNFKANNVCPMTCLKKHWMRLSFLTNVNGKIPVRGITRTFGSGKTEKGIFQALKELGLPSGKNDEIEHSAFTFDIFYALTQKICPRTDIEELFKKINGDKSDYLTVEQLVSFLNENQRDPRLNEILFPFYEAKRVMQIIEKYERDADLKKKGRMSSDGFCRYLMSDENAPVFLDRLDLCQEMDHPLAHYFISSSHNTYLTGRQFAGKSSVEVYRQVLLSGCRCVELDCWDGKGEDQEPIITHGKAMCTDILFKDVIQAIKETAFVTSEYPVILSFENHCSKTQQYKMAKYCEEIFGELLLKQPLEGFPIEAGQPLPSPNDLKRKILIKNKRLKPEVEQKQLESFKKHMEAGEMSIQTGEDENDEDLDSALDGKELNSDLKSSNMSEDPDPEAQDSIRKKVPDDDVTEISEVTEMTDVTDVSEASDPENKKKSGDSAEDADAEQQLIASYKYEGATTNIHPYLSAMVNYAQPVKFQGFEVAEERNIHHNMSSFNESVGLGYLKTNAIEFVNYNKRQMSRIYPKGGRVDSSNYMPQIFWNAGCQMVSLNFQTPDLGMQLNQGKFEYNGACGYLLKPDFMRRADRMFDPFSETPVDGVIAATCSVQVFSGQFLSDKKIGTYVEVDMYGLPTDTIRKEFRTRMVMNNGLNPYYNEEPFVFRKVILPDLAVLRIAVYDDNNKLIGQRILPLDGLQAGYRHISLRNEGNKPLSLPTVFCNIVLKTYVPDGFGAIVDALSDPKKFLTIAEKRADQMRALGIETSDIADVPNENCKSDKKGKVNQVKTNVTPQSSSEVNATQNNISESKRDNAIVNQVNIEDLKQMKTFIKLTKKQQKELNTLKKRHAKEHNAMQKSHCTQVDKMVAQHDKEKFTLEKLLEKAIKKRGENNCSELKKETAIKVETLTTDHKEKVKDMVAQHTKEWSEMINCHSTEEQEMKDAHVTQQCELLRKLLASVQEQQTLQLKLIHERQSKEMKANQAKTSMENSKAISQDKSIKNKAERERRVRELNSSNTKKFLEERKRLAMKQAKELEQLQKSQREQLEKLEKFNEQAKDMQKMVKLEEDMDRRPATVV, encoded by the exons ATGACCAAATCATACGAGTTCAACTGGCAGAAACACATTCCTGATTTCCTGCAGGAAGGAGCCGTGTTTGACCGATTTGATGAG GATCCCTTCGTCTTTGAGCCCAGCTGTCTTTTCAAAGTGGACGAGTTTGGCTTCTTTCTCACGTGGAAGAGTGATGGAAAG GAAGGTCAGCTTCTAGAATGTTCTCTGATCAACAGCATCCGTCCTGGAGTCGTGCCGAAG GACCCGAAGGTGCTGGCGTCTCTGGAAGCGGCGGGGAAGAGCGAGGCGGATCTGGACGGTCGGATCATCTGTGTGTGCAGCGGCACGGACCTGGTCAACCTCAGCTTCATGTACATGGTCACAGACAACACGGACACGGCCAAG AAATGGATGGAAGGCCTGAAATCAGTGATTCACAACTTCAAGGCGAATAATGTGTGTCCGATGACTTGCCTGAAGAAACA CTGGATGAGACTCTCCTTCCTAACGAATGTCAATGGAAAAATCCCGGTCCGAGG GATCACTCGGACGTTCGGCTCAGGTAAAACGGAAAAAGGGATCTTCCAGGCTCTGAAGGAGCTCGGTCTGCCCAGTGGGAAG aatgatGAAATCGAGCATTCGGCCTTCACCTTCGACATCTTCTACGCTCTGACGCAGAAGATCTGCCCTCGAACGGACATCGAGGAGCTCTTCAAGAAGAT CAACGGAGACAAAAGTGATTATTTAACCGTAGAGCAGTTAGTCAGCTTTCTGAATGAA AACCAGCGAGACCCTCGACTCAACGAGATCCTCTTCCCCTTTTATGAAGCCAAACGAGTCATGCAGATCATTGAGAAGTACGAGAGAGATGCCGACTTGAAAAAGAAAG GTCGGATGTCCAGCGATGGTTTCTGTCGATATCTGATGTCGGACGAGAACGCGCCGGTGTTTCTGGACCGTCTGGATCTGTGTCAGGAGATGGATCATCCTCTGGCTCATTACTTCATCAGCTCTTCACACAACACCTACCTGACGGGCCGGCAGTTCGCCGGGAAGTCCTCGGTCGAGGTGTACAGACAGGTGCTGCTGTCCGGCTGCAG gtgtgtgGAGCTGGACTGCTGGGATGGTAAAGGTGAGGATCAGGAGCCCATCATCACTCACGGGAAGGCCATGTGCACAGATATCTTGTTCAAG GATGTAATTCAAGCCATAAAAGAAACGGCGTTCGTGACGTCTGAGTATCCCGTCATTCTGtcgtttgagaaccactgcag taaaACGCAGCAGTATAAGATGGCCAAGTACTGCGAGGAGATCTTCGGAGAGCTGTTGCTGAAGCAGCCGCTGGAAGGATTCCCA ATCGAAGCCGGGCAGCCGCTGCCGTCACCCAACGACCTCAAGCGAAAAATACTGATCAAAAACAAGCGCTTGAAGCCGGAAGTGGAGCAGA agcAGCTGGAATCATTTAAGAAGCACATGGAGGCTGGAGAGATGAGCATACAGACCGGAGAAGATGAGAACGATGAAGATCTTGACAgtg cgctGGACGGTAAAGAGTTAAACTCAGATCTGAAGAGCAGCAACATGTCCGAGGATCCAGATCCAGAAGCTCAGGACAGCATCAGGAAGaag GTCCCAGATGATGATGTGACTGAGATCTCAGAAGTGACTGAAATGACGGACGTCACAGACGTGTCAGAAGCGTCGGATCCGGAGAACAAGAAGAAG AGCGGAGACTCGGCCGAAGACGCCGACGCGGAGCAGCAGCTCATCGCCTCCTACAAGTATGAAGGAGCCACCACCAACATCCACCCGTACCTGTCGGCCATGGTCAACTACGCTCAGCCCGTCAAGTTCCAGGGCTTCGAGGTCGCTGAGG AGAGGAACATCCATCACAACATGTCGTCTTTTAACGAGTCTGTGGGTTTGGGCTATCTGAAGACCAACGCCATTGAGTTTGTGAA CTACAACAAGCGGCAGATGAGCCGCATCTACCCCAAAGGAGGTCGCGTGGACTCCAGCAATTACATGCCTCAGATCTTCTGGAACGCCGGCTGCCAGATGGTGTCTCTGAACTTCCAGACTCCAG ATCTGGGCATGCAGCTGAATCAGGGGAAGTTCGAGTATAACGGCGCATGCGG GTATCTTCTCAAACCAGACTTCATGCGCCGCGCTGACAGAATGTTTGACCCCTTCTCTGAGACCCCAGTAGATGGAGTGATAGCAGCAACCTGCAGCgtacag GTGTTCTCGGGTCAGTTCTTATCAGATAAGAAGATCGGCACGTATGTGGAGGTGGACATGTATGGCCTTCCCACCGACACCATCCGGAAAGAGTTCCGCACACGAATGGTGATGAACAACGGCCTGAACCCGTACTATAACGAGGAGCCCTTCGTCTTCAGGAAG GTGATCCTGCCGGATCTGGCCGTGCTGCGCATCGCTGTGTACGACGACAACAACAAGCTGATTGGTCAGAGAATCCTGCCACTGGACGGACTGCAGGCCGGTTACCGACACATCTCGCTCCGCAACGAGGGGAACAAACCTCTGTCACTGCCCACTGTCTTCTGCAACATCGTCCTGAAGACATACGTGCCTGACGGCTTCGGtg CCATCGTTGATGCTCTTTCTGATCCAAAGAAGTTCCTCACCATCGCAGAGAAACGTGCCGACCAGATGCGAGCTCTCGGGATTGAAACG AGTGATATCGCAGATGTTCCCAACGAAAACTGCAAGAGTGATAAGAAGGGAAAAGTGAATCAGGTGAAGACCAACGTGACGCCGCAGAGCAGCTCCGAGGTGAACGCCACACAGAACAACATCAGCGAGAGCAAGCgcg ATAATGCCATTGTGAATCAGGTGAATATTGAAGATTTGAAGCAGATGAAG ACCTTCATTAAACTGACGAAGAAGCAGCAGAAGGAACTGAACACGCTAAAGAAACGACATGCTAAG GAACACAACGCCATGCAGAAATCACACTGCACACAGGTGGACAAAATGGTGGCTCAGCATGACAAAGAGAAGTTTACGCTGGAGAAGCTGCTGGAGAAGGCCATCAAGAAAAGAGG AGAAAACAACTGCTCAGAATTAAAGAAGGAGACGGCCATAAAGGTCGAGACGCTCACGACAGACCATAAAGAAAAG GTGAAGGACATGGTGGCACAGCACACTAAAGAGTGGTCAGAGATGATCAACTGTCACAGCACAGAGGAACAGGAAATGAAAGATGCCCATGTGACGCAGCAGTGTGAGCTCCTCAGGAAGCTGCTGGCCAGCGTTCAAGAGCAGCAGACACTGCAGCTCAAGCTCATCCACGAGCG GCAAAGCAAAGAGATGAAGGCCAATCAGGCGAAGACGTCGATGGAGAACAGCAAAGCCATCAGCCAAGACAAGAGCATCAAAAACAAGGCGGAGCGCGAGAG gagaGTTCGGGAGCTGAACAGCAGCAACACCAAAAAGTTCCTGGAGGAGAGAAAACGG CTGGCTATGAAGCAGGCGAAGGAGCTGGAGCAGCTGCAGAAATCTCAGCGAGAGCAGCTGGAGAAGCTGGAGAAGTTCAATGAGCAG
- the plcb4 gene encoding 1-phosphatidylinositol 4,5-bisphosphate phosphodiesterase beta-4 isoform X1: MTKSYEFNWQKHIPDFLQEGAVFDRFDEDPFVFEPSCLFKVDEFGFFLTWKSDGKEGQLLECSLINSIRPGVVPKDPKVLASLEAAGKSEADLDGRIICVCSGTDLVNLSFMYMVTDNTDTAKKWMEGLKSVIHNFKANNVCPMTCLKKHWMRLSFLTNVNGKIPVRGITRTFGSGKTEKGIFQALKELGLPSGKNDEIEHSAFTFDIFYALTQKICPRTDIEELFKKINGDKSDYLTVEQLVSFLNENQRDPRLNEILFPFYEAKRVMQIIEKYERDADLKKKGRMSSDGFCRYLMSDENAPVFLDRLDLCQEMDHPLAHYFISSSHNTYLTGRQFAGKSSVEVYRQVLLSGCRCVELDCWDGKGEDQEPIITHGKAMCTDILFKDVIQAIKETAFVTSEYPVILSFENHCSKTQQYKMAKYCEEIFGELLLKQPLEGFPIEAGQPLPSPNDLKRKILIKNKRLKPEVEQKQLESFKKHMEAGEMSIQTGEDENDEDLDSALDGKELNSDLKSSNMSEDPDPEAQDSIRKKVPDDDVTEISEVTEMTDVTDVSEASDPENKKKSGDSAEDADAEQQLIASYKYEGATTNIHPYLSAMVNYAQPVKFQGFEVAEERNIHHNMSSFNESVGLGYLKTNAIEFVNYNKRQMSRIYPKGGRVDSSNYMPQIFWNAGCQMVSLNFQTPDLGMQLNQGKFEYNGACGYLLKPDFMRRADRMFDPFSETPVDGVIAATCSVQVFSGQFLSDKKIGTYVEVDMYGLPTDTIRKEFRTRMVMNNGLNPYYNEEPFVFRKVILPDLAVLRIAVYDDNNKLIGQRILPLDGLQAGYRHISLRNEGNKPLSLPTVFCNIVLKTYVPDGFGAIVDALSDPKKFLTIAEKRADQMRALGIETSDIADVPNENCKSDKKGKVNQVKTNVTPQSSSEVNATQNNISESKRDNAIVNQVNIEDLKQMKTFIKLTKKQQKELNTLKKRHAKEHNAMQKSHCTQVDKMVAQHDKEKFTLEKLLEKAIKKRGENNCSELKKETAIKVETLTTDHKEKVKDMVAQHTKEWSEMINCHSTEEQEMKDAHVTQQCELLRKLLASVQEQQTLQLKLIHERQSKEMKANQAKTSMENSKAISQDKSIKNKAERERRVRELNSSNTKKFLEERKRLAMKQAKELEQLQKSQREQLEKLEKFNEQLLKSHHANSQTQGQRHAEDGEAGGGHGPQTGHGGVSPPSVN, from the exons ATGACCAAATCATACGAGTTCAACTGGCAGAAACACATTCCTGATTTCCTGCAGGAAGGAGCCGTGTTTGACCGATTTGATGAG GATCCCTTCGTCTTTGAGCCCAGCTGTCTTTTCAAAGTGGACGAGTTTGGCTTCTTTCTCACGTGGAAGAGTGATGGAAAG GAAGGTCAGCTTCTAGAATGTTCTCTGATCAACAGCATCCGTCCTGGAGTCGTGCCGAAG GACCCGAAGGTGCTGGCGTCTCTGGAAGCGGCGGGGAAGAGCGAGGCGGATCTGGACGGTCGGATCATCTGTGTGTGCAGCGGCACGGACCTGGTCAACCTCAGCTTCATGTACATGGTCACAGACAACACGGACACGGCCAAG AAATGGATGGAAGGCCTGAAATCAGTGATTCACAACTTCAAGGCGAATAATGTGTGTCCGATGACTTGCCTGAAGAAACA CTGGATGAGACTCTCCTTCCTAACGAATGTCAATGGAAAAATCCCGGTCCGAGG GATCACTCGGACGTTCGGCTCAGGTAAAACGGAAAAAGGGATCTTCCAGGCTCTGAAGGAGCTCGGTCTGCCCAGTGGGAAG aatgatGAAATCGAGCATTCGGCCTTCACCTTCGACATCTTCTACGCTCTGACGCAGAAGATCTGCCCTCGAACGGACATCGAGGAGCTCTTCAAGAAGAT CAACGGAGACAAAAGTGATTATTTAACCGTAGAGCAGTTAGTCAGCTTTCTGAATGAA AACCAGCGAGACCCTCGACTCAACGAGATCCTCTTCCCCTTTTATGAAGCCAAACGAGTCATGCAGATCATTGAGAAGTACGAGAGAGATGCCGACTTGAAAAAGAAAG GTCGGATGTCCAGCGATGGTTTCTGTCGATATCTGATGTCGGACGAGAACGCGCCGGTGTTTCTGGACCGTCTGGATCTGTGTCAGGAGATGGATCATCCTCTGGCTCATTACTTCATCAGCTCTTCACACAACACCTACCTGACGGGCCGGCAGTTCGCCGGGAAGTCCTCGGTCGAGGTGTACAGACAGGTGCTGCTGTCCGGCTGCAG gtgtgtgGAGCTGGACTGCTGGGATGGTAAAGGTGAGGATCAGGAGCCCATCATCACTCACGGGAAGGCCATGTGCACAGATATCTTGTTCAAG GATGTAATTCAAGCCATAAAAGAAACGGCGTTCGTGACGTCTGAGTATCCCGTCATTCTGtcgtttgagaaccactgcag taaaACGCAGCAGTATAAGATGGCCAAGTACTGCGAGGAGATCTTCGGAGAGCTGTTGCTGAAGCAGCCGCTGGAAGGATTCCCA ATCGAAGCCGGGCAGCCGCTGCCGTCACCCAACGACCTCAAGCGAAAAATACTGATCAAAAACAAGCGCTTGAAGCCGGAAGTGGAGCAGA agcAGCTGGAATCATTTAAGAAGCACATGGAGGCTGGAGAGATGAGCATACAGACCGGAGAAGATGAGAACGATGAAGATCTTGACAgtg cgctGGACGGTAAAGAGTTAAACTCAGATCTGAAGAGCAGCAACATGTCCGAGGATCCAGATCCAGAAGCTCAGGACAGCATCAGGAAGaag GTCCCAGATGATGATGTGACTGAGATCTCAGAAGTGACTGAAATGACGGACGTCACAGACGTGTCAGAAGCGTCGGATCCGGAGAACAAGAAGAAG AGCGGAGACTCGGCCGAAGACGCCGACGCGGAGCAGCAGCTCATCGCCTCCTACAAGTATGAAGGAGCCACCACCAACATCCACCCGTACCTGTCGGCCATGGTCAACTACGCTCAGCCCGTCAAGTTCCAGGGCTTCGAGGTCGCTGAGG AGAGGAACATCCATCACAACATGTCGTCTTTTAACGAGTCTGTGGGTTTGGGCTATCTGAAGACCAACGCCATTGAGTTTGTGAA CTACAACAAGCGGCAGATGAGCCGCATCTACCCCAAAGGAGGTCGCGTGGACTCCAGCAATTACATGCCTCAGATCTTCTGGAACGCCGGCTGCCAGATGGTGTCTCTGAACTTCCAGACTCCAG ATCTGGGCATGCAGCTGAATCAGGGGAAGTTCGAGTATAACGGCGCATGCGG GTATCTTCTCAAACCAGACTTCATGCGCCGCGCTGACAGAATGTTTGACCCCTTCTCTGAGACCCCAGTAGATGGAGTGATAGCAGCAACCTGCAGCgtacag GTGTTCTCGGGTCAGTTCTTATCAGATAAGAAGATCGGCACGTATGTGGAGGTGGACATGTATGGCCTTCCCACCGACACCATCCGGAAAGAGTTCCGCACACGAATGGTGATGAACAACGGCCTGAACCCGTACTATAACGAGGAGCCCTTCGTCTTCAGGAAG GTGATCCTGCCGGATCTGGCCGTGCTGCGCATCGCTGTGTACGACGACAACAACAAGCTGATTGGTCAGAGAATCCTGCCACTGGACGGACTGCAGGCCGGTTACCGACACATCTCGCTCCGCAACGAGGGGAACAAACCTCTGTCACTGCCCACTGTCTTCTGCAACATCGTCCTGAAGACATACGTGCCTGACGGCTTCGGtg CCATCGTTGATGCTCTTTCTGATCCAAAGAAGTTCCTCACCATCGCAGAGAAACGTGCCGACCAGATGCGAGCTCTCGGGATTGAAACG AGTGATATCGCAGATGTTCCCAACGAAAACTGCAAGAGTGATAAGAAGGGAAAAGTGAATCAGGTGAAGACCAACGTGACGCCGCAGAGCAGCTCCGAGGTGAACGCCACACAGAACAACATCAGCGAGAGCAAGCgcg ATAATGCCATTGTGAATCAGGTGAATATTGAAGATTTGAAGCAGATGAAG ACCTTCATTAAACTGACGAAGAAGCAGCAGAAGGAACTGAACACGCTAAAGAAACGACATGCTAAG GAACACAACGCCATGCAGAAATCACACTGCACACAGGTGGACAAAATGGTGGCTCAGCATGACAAAGAGAAGTTTACGCTGGAGAAGCTGCTGGAGAAGGCCATCAAGAAAAGAGG AGAAAACAACTGCTCAGAATTAAAGAAGGAGACGGCCATAAAGGTCGAGACGCTCACGACAGACCATAAAGAAAAG GTGAAGGACATGGTGGCACAGCACACTAAAGAGTGGTCAGAGATGATCAACTGTCACAGCACAGAGGAACAGGAAATGAAAGATGCCCATGTGACGCAGCAGTGTGAGCTCCTCAGGAAGCTGCTGGCCAGCGTTCAAGAGCAGCAGACACTGCAGCTCAAGCTCATCCACGAGCG GCAAAGCAAAGAGATGAAGGCCAATCAGGCGAAGACGTCGATGGAGAACAGCAAAGCCATCAGCCAAGACAAGAGCATCAAAAACAAGGCGGAGCGCGAGAG gagaGTTCGGGAGCTGAACAGCAGCAACACCAAAAAGTTCCTGGAGGAGAGAAAACGG CTGGCTATGAAGCAGGCGAAGGAGCTGGAGCAGCTGCAGAAATCTCAGCGAGAGCAGCTGGAGAAGCTGGAGAAGTTCAATGAGCAG CTTTTGAAATCACATCATGCAAACAGTCAGACTCAAG